Sequence from the Chanodichthys erythropterus isolate Z2021 chromosome 12, ASM2448905v1, whole genome shotgun sequence genome:
cattagtCTTTTTAACTAAAGCTGATTTTTTAACCAtttgttgtgtaaatgttttattctttattgTTATGAAATTTTTCCATGTACCATGAATATGAAATCGAAATTACATactttaataatcataattaaaTCGTAATTGTAATAATCGTACTTTATCAGTCTCATGTTTCACTTGTTGTTAAACGTTtttctgtgtttgttgtgtACATAACTGAAAGCATAATAAGTTTGTGATTGGAAGAGAGAGGGCAGATAACTAATACGTGACATGATTGACAGTCAAGTCAAGTAAGCAATCATGGAAACATACTTGATACAGCATTTTAAATCAGTGATGCTCATTAGATCACATAATTTCGTGGATAAACAATAGAATCAGATtatatgtaaaacaaaaaaaatgaaagtataCCTAATGATATCAGTATCTCTCTTAATAAACAATTTTGACTAAAAGCCATAATTGGCCGTGTTTAGTGATGCTTGCATTAAAATGTAGTGTGAAGtctttaaatgtatttctttatatgttattaattttttctcaattttgttGCAGAAGATTTGCAGAAACGTGATTTGAGGTAAGATGATAGTTCTTTTGATATTGCAATAATATGTCCAACAGTGAAGTATTTTGGGTAAAGTAGTGAatgtttcacaatttttttaatagatAGCGTGTTGATAAGATTTGTGTAATATACTGTGTATTCTGTAAATAGTTATTATATGTGCTTTCTGAAGATATGTctaataaatttttattttattttattatattctttttatttatagGTAAGAAAAACTCAAATGTTTATCATTTTTTGTAGGACTAGAGTGAATGTAGTTATAAAGGTCATGAAAATCTACATTGAGACATTTATAGTGCAAAAGATATTGATTTCAGTACAAGAAGTTAcgttaaagtaaaatattaatcCCTCAcacaacaattattttattgtattttaaatgaggAAAGCATTTCAATTAAGATGGACTTTATTAATTGCAAATAGTCTGGCTGTGCTTAATgggtatatatttttttccctttaagcaCACCCCTGTACTCATTAAGCTCAcatcatgttttattaaaaattcttgtttattttaaacagcctttttaaagaataattgaaaaatgttttattttaaggcACAAAGTTaatcacacagacacacaaaaacagaacTATAAAATCAAGCAACGAGGCATTCAATTTGATcacttatatataatatacatgatTTTCCACTTTCTACTTTccagtttaaataattttgctAAAGTTTGTTGTTTAGCACATtttgaaataatgaaaacaatcaTGAGTAGTTGGTGGTGGTGTTGGAATTTGAATAATGATTTATCCTTTATGATCATAAGTTAGTTTTGTTTCAACACTTTTGAATTGCTGTGTGTGAATATACATAGATGCACACAGATTTGTATGTGTGCTTATGATATAATGCAATAGAAAATTTGCACATTTACTGCATTTTGAAACTGTTTGGGAAAATAATCTCTAAACTgaacatttaataattatttgacaCCATTTGTAAGTTAAAAATGGGGTAAAGGTCTTTCAAATGCAAAGAAGCTAAATTATTGTTCATTGGtacaaagaaataaataaaatatgtaacttTATGATTTCACCACTAGATGTCAGTATAGCTCTAATTAAAACAGGGTTGTTTTGTAGGGATTTAAAGAATTGTGTATTCGTTATCAATGGCTTTTTAGTGCAATCTGTTTATTGAAAAGCATAATGACTATGCAGGTTAATTTTATGTTTGTTATATATGTGAGTAATTATGTTCTGTTTGGTTATTATGGTTAGCTAATATGTTAATAGTTGTGAGTTTAGTTACCATTCAGTTTTAtcagttaaacatttaaaaatgaaaaagttaatgcttgtatttatttaattttttcatatataaacattttaagtgCAAAAGACCAAAGTAAGGAGAGTAGCATGCAATATTATTGTTACTAAACATTATTGTAATgtgaactaaatttaaaaaaaatctttaatgtattttttgttaattattatGCAGTAATAtgtcatttaatttatcttCCTATATTTTGTGTATGTGCAGATGCCTCGGACGAAGCAGTCTCAGCGTTCTCAGGCAGCCAAGAGGAGAATCGCGGACAGGCTGGCTGCTAATCCTGAAGAGATTTTGCAGCCTCctaaacaaagaaaagaaatacaaGAGCCTGATCCTAATTTTGCCAATTGTTCCGAATTTGCCAATTGTTCCGAATTTGCCAATTGTTCCGAATTTGCCAATTTTACCGATTCTTACCCAAAGTCTgattcagacgctaattcaaAGTCTATGCCAAAGTTTCCAAAAGATGCTGAGATGACTATGCATGCTGTTTCTTATTTGTCTCCACAGACTTCCTATATCAGAGGCTCTTTTCATCAAGGACATCCCCGCTTCAATCCCAATGGTGGTAAGCAATGTGCTGCAAACAGTTTAATTGCCATTGTCATGTCTAAGATGAAAAATGTGTTGCAGTGGACCATCAGTGACCTGAATGATGTTCTGATTCACGGAAATGACCTGTACAGTGCCATGAGAGATGCAGGGAAAATCAACGATCACTTAGATGGCTACATGGAAGTTGCTGAGCTGCCTGACACACACACGCTGAATAATTGTACTTTTTCAATAAAGTATGGACAATTACACACAGGGTTGTTTGGCATTTCTAATTATGATGAAGGTCTGCAAGGCTTCGCCATGTCATTTGATGAAGCAGTAAAACAAGCATTCCAGAGGTTTGATGCATGTTTGGTAAATATGAACCACACCATATGTGCAGCTGTTAGACAAGGTTCATGGTATGCAGTGATTGATCCACATTCCCGACACTGTGATGGAACAATGGCAGCTTACGGTAAGAGTGTAGTGACTTTCTATGGCAGCATAGAATCTTTACTCATTCATTTCAAGAGACTTGGTGCATCCTTGAATGCAAAAAATCATCCTTTTGAGGTAACGGGGGTTGAGGTGAATAAGTGTGTacaaaagtcaaaatgtttCTCTCCCTATGTCTCTACTACTGAACATAATGAGATGAAAATGAATGCTGGTACTGATGTATGTCCCCAGAGATCTTGCATAAGAGGCTCTTTCCATCAAGGACATCCCCGTTTCAATCCCAATGGTGGTAAGCAATGTGCTGCAAACAGTTTAATTGCCATTGTCATGTCTAAGATGAAAAATGTGTTGCAGTGGACCGTCAGTGACCTGAATGATGTCCTCATTCACGGAGATGACCTGTACAGTGCCATGAGAGATGCAGGGAAAATCAACGATTGCACAGATGGCTACATTCAAGTTGCTGAGCTGCCTGACACACACATGTTGAATAATTGCACTTTTTCAATAAAGTATGGACAATTGCTCACAGGGTTGTTTGGCATTTCTCATTATGATGAAGGTCTACAAGGGTTTGCCATGTCATTTGATGAAGCAGTAAAACAAGCATTCCAGAGGTTTGATGCATGTTTGGTAAATATGAACCACACCGTATGTGCAGTTGTCAGACAAGGTTCATGGTATGCAGTGATTGATCCACATTCACGACGCTCTGATGGAACATATGCACAGTATGGTAAGAGTATAGTGACTTTCTATGGCAGCATAGAATCTTTGCTCATTCACTTCAGGAGACTTGGTGCATCATTGATTGCAAAAAATCGTCCTTTTGAGGTAACTGGGGTCGAGGCAAATATGATTAATGATAACACTCTCCGCAATCGTTTGGTGTGCCATCCAGTGGTGGAAGAAAATACTGAAGCAGAACCAGTGAGTAGAGGTATGAAATCAGAAATGGAAAGTTGCAGTAATACTCTGACTGATTTTATCAACACAGATGCAATACCTGTGCATGAAACATGTACACAAATTGACAAAGATATTCAAAATAATCAGGTGATATGTAATCCTGTGATGGAAAatactaaaatagaaaaaatgaCTGAGGGTATAAAATCAGAAATGGAAAGTTGCAGTTACTCTTTGACTGATTTCTCTAGtgcagatgaaatatattttgttcaaaGTTATGCACAAAAGAAAACGGAAATGCCCAGTGCATGCCCAAGAAATGAAAATACAGCAGATGTTGAATTCATTTCACAAACTGACACTGTTTGTTTTCAGTTTAGTCCATTAACAGTAcagcaacaaaaaaatatttgcttgAAGCTAAACATTGTACATGTTTCAATTGAACAAAATTATCCAAATGAAAGTGTTGAAATGGCTGAACCTTGTAAAACCAAAGATATTGTGGGTGATGGTAACTGCTTTTTCAGATCAATAGCTTATGCTGTAAGTGGAAGTGAAAAAGAACACAGAAAAGTGAGACGTGCTGTTGTATCTCATATTCTCCAAAATGAAGAAAGGTACATTCAGTATCTCAGACAAGGACACAGTTCTGTTGGGAACTATATTGCCACTTTGAGAATGAAATATGTTGGAACTTGGGCATCAGAGCTAGAAATACAAGCAGCCAGTGATTTAATTGGTGTAGACATATTTACTTTTACTCAAGAGAAATGGCTTAAGTATTCAGCCTTAAATGCCACATCAAACAGACAGAGCTGCCAATACAAGGGGATTTACTTGAAACATGCTAATAGTTGTCATTATGAAGTTGTTCTATGTGTGAAAAAAAAGGATGGTAGCTGTGCTTCAATTTGTAAATCACCAGTTGAAGTTTCCATGTTTCCTGCATCATTAAATCCCAAGTCAGACCCACTTAAGCTTTATAGACAGAAAGTCCAATACAATAGTAATTATGACTtaaatgaggggaaaaaaatgaaagcaaTGAAAAGATATCATGAGGATGAAATGTACAAACATAGGAAAATTAAATCtggtattaaaatgtataatgaaaatgaacactatcaagaaaaattaaaaatattaagcaaaaataaatatgaatcgCGCTGTCAATCTTTGAAAAGGTATTCTATTGACAAATACGCAGAGAATACCGCACACAGGGAATCTTTGAAGCAGCATTCTATTGACAAATACGCAGAGAATACCGCACACAGGGAATCTTTGAAACAGTATTCTATTGACAAATACGCAGAGAATACCGCACACAAGGAACGTTTGAAACAGTACAGTATTAGAAAATATAGTGAAGATGAAATGCACAAGACTAAGGTGATTCATTATAACAAagagaaatataaaaatgatattAATTTTGCTAGTAGCATTAAAATTAGAAATGCTGTAACTCATCATGAGGCAGAGATCAAAAGGAAAGAGATTGATTGTGTGATTGaacaatttaaagaaaaaatatcaACAGGTCCTGAATATGTATGTTCAGTTTGTCATCGCTGCTGCTTTAAAATGCAggtgaaatactgtaataaaaataaatatattcaaaaatctATCCAGGCTGGCTGCATTGCAGAAAAATGTATAACATTGAATGATTTTCATAAATGTAATAAAGACTGCAGTGAAGAATGTGTGTATAAAAATAGTCCAGCGGAATATTTGTGGATTTGTCACACATGTGATAGAAAAATTTCTGAAGGTAAAATGCCTGCTGAAAGTGTTGCAAACAATCTCACTCTGGATCCTATTCCTCCTGAATTGAGCTGTTTAAACTCTCTTGAGCAACATCTAATAGCGAAGCATATCCCATTCATGAAAATGATGGCATTACCACGAGGTGGACAGAATGGTGTTCATGGACCAGTGACATGTGTTCCATCTAATGTTACAGATGTGGTGAATGTTTTACCAAGATCAGAAGATGAGGATTTGATGATTCGTGTAAAGCTTAAGAGAAAACTGACATATAAAGGACACTATGAATATAAGTTTGTGCACGTTGATAAGgtaaaaactgctttaaaatatctacaacaatatAACAAGTGCTATACAGATGTAGAGTTTAATGAAAGTTGGATTAATCCTCTGAGTAAAACAGAAgaacaaataaatgataaaagtgATAACAATGAACGAGACTTGGgcatatgtgttaataaagagTATGATATTGAAAATGAAGACAATGACATCACTGATGAGACACTTCATGATCGACAGCAACATGGTTTGTTTATGGATTCGTGTTTGCAACCAGTTGACATTGCACAAGAGGTGTTAGATCAACATTTTGATGGAATTATGTCACTTGCACCAGCAGAGGGCAACAATCCAGTGAGAATGTTAATGGATGAAACTAATGAAGCAAAATGCTTTCCAGTTCTCTTCCCAAATGCAACAGGAACATTTCATGATTCACGACCTGAAAAATTAACACTGTCTAGATATTTAAATAATAGAATCCTAAATGCAGATGGACGTTTTGCTCAAAACCTGGACTACATCTTTTATGGACAATATTTGTCTGAGCTTAATCAAGtgatctcaaatgtatctatTGCTTTAAGGAAAGGCTATGACAcaagcaacaaaacaaaaattacttCAGAAATGCTAACAAACAAAGAATCCCTGCAAAAGATTTTAAATTTTGATCAGGGTTATAAATTTTTGAAACCTGTGAGAGGGACTCCTGTTTTTTGGCAAAGTGTTCAAAAAGATTTATTTGCAATGGTTAGACAATTAGGTATTCCAACATGGTTTTGCTCATTTTCATCAGCGGATTTGCGATGGACAGAGCTAATGCAATGTATTGTAAAACAAGAGGGCTGTCAAACACCTATTGATAAATTGGATTGGTCTGATAGATGTGGGATGTTGAAACGTAATCCTGTAACTGCTGCCAGAATGTTTGATTATCGATTTCACTACTTTCTGAAAGATGTTATTATGTCTCCAGCCCAACCAATTGGAAAAATAATAGATTATTTCTATCGAATAGAATTCCAACAACGTGGTTCACCTCATACACATTGTCTGTTTTGGGTTGAAAATGCACCTCAAGTGGACAGAGATGATGATAATGAAGTTGTAGCATTTGTTGATCGCTATGTCACTTGTGAAATGCCACCTGAACAGCAAAAAGAAATGCATGAAATAGTGAGCAGTGTGCAACAACACAGTAAAAGACAtgcaaaaacatgtaaaaagaAAGGAACTGTGTGTAGATTCAACTTTCCACGTCCACCAagcaaaaatacttttattacaAGAAGCAGCAAGAGTGATAAAGATgaaaaagaaactgatgatgaaaaaaatgaaagacaATACAAAAAGACAAACTGTAAACAAATATCAAAAGAGTTAGCTGAAGCTGTAAtgaaaaaagtcagagaatGTTTATTGAATAGCGATGTTGCATTTGATTCAGTTGACTCTATGTTTGCATCTATTGGTATAAATCAAGAGACATTTGAAATGGCATACAATAGAATtacgaaaaaaacaaatgttgttTTGAAGAGAAAGCCAAGTGATGTATGGGTTAATCAATATAATCCTGATCTTCTGAGATGTTGGAATGCAAACATGGATATACAATTTGTTGTTGATGCTTACTCTTGTATAGTATATATAATTTCCTATATTTCCAAAGCTGAGAGAGAAATGGGTTTGCTGCTGGCTAATGCTCAAAAAGAAGCACACAGTCAAGGTAATATGGATGCAAAACAAGCTTTAAGAAAACTTGGCAGTGTGTTTTTACATAATCGAGAGGTCTCAGCTCAAGAAAGTGTTTATCGGCTGACTAACATGAAACTAAAAGAGGGGTCAAGGAAAGTAGTGTTCATTCCAACTGGAATTAATACAATAAGAATGAGTTTACCCTTAAACACTATACATAAAAAAGCTGAATGTGGAGATGACAACAGTGATGGCATATGGATGAAAAGCATCACAGAGAGATACAGAGCCCGTCCAAATACCAAAGAATTTACTGGAATGTGTTTAGCAACCTTTGCCTCAGAGTACAGAGTTTTGAGTAAATCTGAATACTTGTGTGCAGATAGAGTAAAACTGGAAAATGACATGGGCTTTGTGAGAAAACGAACTTGTTCAAACTGTGCCATTGTACGATATGCCCGTTTTTCACCCACTAAAAATCCAGAAAATTATTATCAAAGTATTTTGGAATTATTTTTGCCTCATTTTGTGCGAGATCAATTGAAGCCACCACATTTCCCTTCCCATCAGGAGTTTTATGAGACTGGATTTGTAACAATTTATAATGATGAGCTTGAGTCAGTGAAAATTATAGTTGACACAAACATGGCAAAATTTGAAAAAGAAGCAGACACAATACAAAGAGCTCAAGATGATTTAGAACAGCACGGACCAATGGAAGATGCTTGGGCCCAAATCTGTCCAGAAGCAGAACTTGAACGTTTGGAATGTCTAGAGAGTAAGAAACAACAAATAGAAACAGAGGAAGGTGATGATATTATACCTGATCTATTACCAAATGTAGGTCCTTCAAAACTAGAATCCAATCCATCTGCTATGACAAAGCAAGATGTTTTGGCTTTGCTACGGTCTTTGAATGAAAAGCAGTCACAAATCTTTTACAAAGTGCGGCAATGGTGTTTAGCAAAAGTACAAGGTGAAAACCCAGATCCATTTCATGTCTTTATATCTGGTCCAGGAGGTGTTGGAAAGTCAGTGCTGATAAAAGCAATCTATTATGAAACCTCTCGCATACTTTCAAGGTTAACAGAGAACCCAGATGAGACACACGTGCTATTAACAGCACCAACTGGTGTTGCAGCTTACAACTTAAAAAATGCAGCTACAGTACATTCCACTCTGTCCATTGGAATAAATGCTACACTGCCATATCAACCACTTGGAGATGAAAAAATTAATTCCTTGAGAGCCAAATTTGGAAAACtgcaaatattaataattgatgaaatttcaatggttgaTCATAAACTTCTGTCATATATTCATGGAAGATTGAGACAAATCAAACAAACAGGTGATTACTCTGCATTTGGAAATGTCTCTGTGATAGCAGTTGGAGATTTTTATCAGCTGTCTCCTGTTAAAGGAAAACCACTTTACACTGAACCAGTCAACGGTGTTAATCTTTGGGAAACtaactttcattttgttgaactTACAGAGATTATGCGTCAGAAGGACAAAAAGTTTGCAGAATTATTAAACCGTTTAAGGCTACGTAAAAAAGATGAAGTAATGCTTGAAGAAGATGTTAATATGCTTAAGAAATGTGAAACAGGTGATGGTGATGATAGTACAGATATCCATATTTATGCAACTAATAGTGAAGTTGATGATCACAATATATCAAAGTTACACAAAGTATGCACTGACACGGTTACTATAAATGCTCaagattttgaaagaaatgctaAGAATGGCCGAATGGAAAAAAAGGATGGGTTTCATTCCAGAGTGCAGAACAGTAGTTTGGAAAAATCCCTTGAATTAGCCATTGATGCTCGAGTAATGCTGctgaaaaatattaatgtctcaGATGGTCTTGTGAATGGAATCTTTGGGACAATTAAAGAATTTtgttatgatgatgatgaaatgtttccatcaaaaatatatatcgAATTTGATGATGAACATGTTGGTAAAGAAGCTAGAggtaaaaaaacatgtttaaaacctGGACTGGAGAAAAGTACACCAATTGAACCTGAAGAAGAAAAAGTAACAAGCACTGGTGGTGTCAGAAGGCAATATCCTTTGAGACTGGCCTGGGCGTGCACAGTTCACAAAGTACAAGGTCTGACAGTGAACAAAGCTGTTGTTTCAATGAAAAAGATGTTTGCTCCAGGACAAGCATATGTAGCATTAAGTAGAGTGACCTGTCTTGATGGACTCATAATAGAAGATTTcaaagaaaatgttatttttgcaaAAGACAACATTGAGCAAGCTCTACAGAGTATGCCTCCATTCATTGTTCCAAGGGAAATTAcagaaagtgtaaaatttcaAATTATGTTACACAATGTTCAAGGAGTCAATCCACATATTTTAGATATTCGCCAAGATAAGAGATATTTTCAAGCAGATATGATTTGTGTAACA
This genomic interval carries:
- the LOC137032070 gene encoding uncharacterized protein isoform X1; translation: MPRTKQSQRSQAAKRRIADRLAANPEEILQPPKQRKEIQEPDPNFANCSEFANCSEFANCSEFANFTDSYPKSDSDANSKSMPKFPKDAEMTMHAVSYLSPQTSYIRGSFHQGHPRFNPNGGKQCAANSLIAIVMSKMKNVLQWTISDLNDVLIHGNDLYSAMRDAGKINDHLDGYMEVAELPDTHTLNNCTFSIKYGQLHTGLFGISNYDEGLQGFAMSFDEAVKQAFQRFDACLVNMNHTICAAVRQGSWYAVIDPHSRHCDGTMAAYGKSVVTFYGSIESLLIHFKRLGASLNAKNHPFEVTGVEVNKCVQKSKCFSPYVSTTEHNEMKMNAGTDVCPQRSCIRGSFHQGHPRFNPNGDEKCVAVDRQ
- the LOC137032070 gene encoding uncharacterized protein isoform X2; the encoded protein is MPRTKQSQRSQAAKRRIADRLAANPEEILQPPKQRKEIQEPDPNFANCSEFANCSEFANCSEFANFTDSYPKSDSDANSKSMPKFPKDAEMTMHAVSYLSPQTSYIRGSFHQGHPRFNPNGGKQCAANSLIAIVMSKMKNVLQWTISDLNDVLIHGNDLYSAMRDAGKINDHLDGYMEVAELPDTHTLNNCTFSIKYGQLHTGLFGISNYDEGLQGFAMSFDEAVKQAFQRFDACLVNMNHTICAAVRQGSWYAVIDPHSRHCDGTMAAYGKSVVTFYGSIESLLIHFKRLGASLNAKNHPFEVTGVEVNKCVQKSKCFSPYVSTTEHNEMKMNAGTDVCPQRSCIRGSFHQGHPRFNPNGVDRQ
- the LOC137031542 gene encoding uncharacterized protein; translation: MYNENEHYQEKLKILSKNKYESRCQSLKRYSIDKYAENTAHRESLKQHSIDKYAENTAHRESLKQYSIDKYAENTAHKERLKQYSIRKYSEDEMHKTKVIHYNKEKYKNDINFASSIKIRNAVTHHEAEIKRKEIDCVIEQFKEKISTGPEYVCSVCHRCCFKMQVKYCNKNKYIQKSIQAGCIAEKCITLNDFHKCNKDCSEECVYKNSPAEYLWICHTCDRKISEGKMPAESVANNLTLDPIPPELSCLNSLEQHLIAKHIPFMKMMALPRGGQNGVHGPVTCVPSNVTDVVNVLPRSEDEDLMIRVKLKRKLTYKGHYEYKFVHVDKVKTALKYLQQYNKCYTDVEFNESWINPLSKTEEQINDKSDNNERDLGICVNKEYDIENEDNDITDETLHDRQQHGLFMDSCLQPVDIAQEVLDQHFDGIMSLAPAEGNNPVRMLMDETNEAKCFPVLFPNATGTFHDSRPEKLTLSRYLNNRILNADGRFAQNLDYIFYGQYLSELNQVISNVSIALRKGYDTSNKTKITSEMLTNKESLQKILNFDQGYKFLKPVRGTPVFWQSVQKDLFAMVRQLGIPTWFCSFSSADLRWTELMQCIVKQEGCQTPIDKLDWSDRCGMLKRNPVTAARMFDYRFHYFLKDVIMSPAQPIGKIIDYFYRIEFQQRGSPHTHCLFWVENAPQVDRDDDNEVVAFVDRYVTCEMPPEQQKEMHEIVSSVQQHSKRHAKTCKKKGTVCRFNFPRPPSKNTFITRSSKSDKDEKETDDEKNERQYKKTNCKQISKELAEAVMKKVRECLLNSDVAFDSVDSMFASIGINQETFEMAYNRITKKTNVVLKRKPSDVWVNQYNPDLLRCWNANMDIQFVVDAYSCIVYIISYISKAEREMGLLLANAQKEAHSQGNMDAKQALRKLGSVFLHNREVSAQESVYRLTNMKLKEGSRKVVFIPTGINTIRMSLPLNTIHKKAECGDDNSDGIWMKSITERYRARPNTKEFTGMCLATFASEYRVLSKSEYLCADRVKLENDMGFVRKRTCSNCAIVRYARFSPTKNPENYYQSILELFLPHFVRDQLKPPHFPSHQEFYETGFVTIYNDELESVKIIVDTNMAKFEKEADTIQRAQDDLEQHGPMEDAWAQICPEAELERLECLESKKQQIETEEGDDIIPDLLPNVGPSKLESNPSAMTKQDVLALLRSLNEKQSQIFYKVRQWCLAKVQGENPDPFHVFISGPGGVGKSVLIKAIYYETSRILSRLTENPDETHVLLTAPTGVAAYNLKNAATVHSTLSIGINATLPYQPLGDEKINSLRAKFGKLQILIIDEISMVDHKLLSYIHGRLRQIKQTGDYSAFGNVSVIAVGDFYQLSPVKGKPLYTEPVNGVNLWETNFHFVELTEIMRQKDKKFAELLNRLRLRKKDEVMLEEDVNMLKKCETGDGDDSTDIHIYATNSEVDDHNISKLHKVCTDTVTINAQDFERNAKNGRMEKKDGFHSRVQNSSLEKSLELAIDARVMLLKNINVSDGLVNGIFGTIKEFCYDDDEMFPSKIYIEFDDEHVGKEARGKKTCLKPGLEKSTPIEPEEEKVTSTGGVRRQYPLRLAWACTVHKVQGLTVNKAVVSMKKMFAPGQAYVALSRVTCLDGLIIEDFKENVIFAKDNIEQALQSMPPFIVPREITESVKFQIMLHNVQGVNPHILDIRQDKRYFQADMICVTETWLKPNYFENEISLTGYYFYDKPRNVAYDTSQDVFAKLKEENHGGVGIYYRQNVKATLVDLPCINIECLTCNIQHLNTTLAVVYRPPSYILPLFRERLITLINQINCLPGGKIILGDFNENLFSNSTIHDVMQHFGFTQIVEKPTTENGTLIDHVYIKDIDLDKLTIDIMPTYFSYHDCIVMKWL